The following coding sequences lie in one Candidatus Binatia bacterium genomic window:
- the proC gene encoding pyrroline-5-carboxylate reductase, with protein MTCIGFVGAGNMARAMGAGLRASGAGFELIATDPDAGARERFAAETGGRVSEQLADVLSAADVVVLAVKPQVLPTVLPRLAGQLAERQVVVSIAAGFPLRALARALGAGTRLVRAMPNTPAMVRQGITALVGGGAATAEDVELARKVFLGVGEVVVLEDEALLDAVTAVSGSGPGFVFAFAEAWLQAAEGVGLAPEIATKLVQQTLLGAATLWRESGESPGRLREMVTSPGGTTLAGLEALGARGFAQAVRAAIDAAARRSRELSAG; from the coding sequence GTGACGTGCATCGGCTTCGTCGGCGCGGGGAACATGGCCCGCGCGATGGGCGCCGGGCTGCGGGCGAGCGGCGCCGGCTTCGAGCTGATCGCCACCGACCCCGACGCGGGCGCGCGCGAGCGCTTCGCGGCAGAGACCGGCGGCCGGGTCAGCGAGCAGCTCGCGGACGTCCTGTCCGCGGCCGACGTCGTCGTGCTCGCGGTGAAGCCGCAGGTGCTGCCGACGGTCCTGCCGCGCCTCGCGGGTCAGCTCGCCGAGCGGCAGGTCGTGGTCTCGATCGCGGCGGGCTTCCCGCTGCGCGCGCTCGCGCGCGCGCTCGGCGCGGGCACCCGTCTCGTGCGCGCGATGCCGAACACGCCGGCGATGGTGCGTCAGGGGATCACGGCGCTGGTCGGCGGCGGCGCCGCGACCGCCGAGGACGTCGAGCTCGCGCGCAAGGTCTTCCTCGGCGTCGGCGAGGTCGTGGTGCTCGAGGACGAGGCGCTGCTCGACGCGGTCACCGCGGTCAGCGGCAGCGGCCCAGGCTTCGTGTTCGCGTTCGCCGAGGCCTGGCTGCAGGCCGCCGAGGGCGTCGGGCTCGCCCCGGAGATCGCGACCAAGCTCGTCCAGCAGACGCTGCTCGGGGCGGCGACGCTGTGGCGCGAGTCGGGCGAGAGCCCGGGGCGGCTGCGCGAGATGGTGACCTCGCCGGGCGGGACGACGCTCGCCGGGCTCGAGGCGCTCGGGGCGCGGGGCTTCGCTCAGGCGGTACGGGCGGCGATCGACGCGGCGGCGCGCCGC
- the groES gene encoding co-chaperone GroES — MKIRPLQDRVIVKRVAEEEKSKGGIIIPDTAKEKPQEGKVIAVGKGKVDDDGKVRPLDVKAGDRVLFGKYAGTEIKLDGEEHLILREDDILGVIEA; from the coding sequence ATGAAGATCCGACCGTTGCAGGACCGCGTCATCGTCAAGCGGGTGGCGGAGGAGGAGAAGTCCAAGGGGGGCATCATCATTCCTGACACGGCGAAGGAGAAGCCCCAGGAGGGCAAGGTCATCGCCGTGGGCAAGGGCAAGGTCGACGATGACGGCAAGGTGCGGCCGCTCGACGTCAAGGCCGGCGATCGGGTGCTGTTCGGCAAGTACGCCGGCACCGAGATCAAGCTGGACGGCGAAGAGCACCTGATCCTTCGGGAGGACGACATCCTGGGCGTGATCGAGGCCTGA
- a CDS encoding transglycosylase SLT domain-containing protein: MRASRRAVLVSWCLLACSAASASARPTPVASLGAPSDGASPSEPATPSELVTPSATATPADADTEADVRERARAFADAYRAMQAGRRDEARRGFAASVESLPELADHALFHQGHLALEDGDVEGARAALGRLLEEHPDSVWRDAAAVDRGRLALRDGDPAAAVAWFTRARDASDPETARAAKLGLAEARVALGDVAGAYALLDELRGTGRATGERARVRAEELERRGAAALGLTPAELRLRMARARLREGRPQEAREVLALLREGHPLRAEAALVVARSWGKENPAEASAAYQIAIGSSRASDVAGTALFERARLAWNRDQDAAADRDFATLLERFPAHPSADEALYARARIAEARGDTTTAITLYEQVAARFPQSKLAQDCLWQAAFVRYQRGEYADAARAFAVLGARDDARYWHARALEASGDRDGARAAFAALREAAPASYVAWWIDERIGPLERPPAYPRAVEKPLQPAPPLGGAAAYHWTRGQILNAIGLRRDAARELQAVEALTGPDAFLAPAYREAGAWASLVRLGLRLQQAGRPGQESAIYPRPYPRDFEAGAARAGVDPLLLVSMARQESLFDPLAVSPVGARGVLQLMPATAARVAGAEVETRALHEPSFNIDLGARYLGELLRRFDGRIVLAVAAYNAGPEAVERWLARFPDVGVDEFVERITYRETRGYVKAVLRNYRTYHLLYGDGALPRPRLY, from the coding sequence ATGCGGGCATCGCGCCGCGCCGTGCTCGTCTCGTGGTGCTTGCTCGCGTGCAGCGCGGCGTCTGCGTCTGCACGGCCCACGCCCGTCGCTTCGCTGGGCGCGCCTAGCGACGGCGCGAGCCCGAGCGAACCCGCCACCCCGAGCGAGCTCGTCACGCCGAGCGCGACCGCAACGCCCGCCGACGCCGACACCGAAGCCGACGTCCGCGAGCGCGCACGCGCCTTCGCCGACGCCTACCGCGCGATGCAGGCAGGTCGGCGCGACGAGGCCCGCCGCGGCTTCGCGGCGAGCGTCGAGAGTCTGCCGGAGCTCGCCGACCACGCGCTCTTCCACCAGGGTCACCTCGCCCTCGAGGACGGCGACGTCGAGGGCGCACGCGCCGCGCTCGGCCGCCTCCTCGAAGAGCATCCCGACAGTGTATGGCGCGACGCCGCGGCCGTCGACCGCGGCCGCCTCGCGCTGCGCGACGGCGATCCGGCCGCAGCCGTCGCCTGGTTCACGCGAGCGCGCGACGCGAGCGATCCCGAAACCGCACGCGCGGCGAAGCTCGGCCTCGCCGAGGCGCGCGTCGCACTCGGCGACGTCGCGGGAGCCTACGCTCTGCTCGACGAGCTGCGCGGCACGGGCCGCGCGACCGGCGAGCGCGCGCGCGTCCGCGCCGAGGAGCTCGAGCGACGTGGCGCGGCGGCGCTCGGCCTCACGCCCGCCGAGCTGCGCCTCAGGATGGCCCGGGCGCGGCTGCGCGAGGGCCGTCCGCAGGAAGCACGCGAGGTGCTCGCGCTGCTGCGCGAAGGACACCCGCTGCGCGCCGAGGCGGCGCTCGTCGTCGCGCGCAGCTGGGGCAAGGAGAACCCCGCCGAGGCGAGCGCCGCCTACCAGATCGCGATCGGCTCGTCGCGCGCGTCTGACGTCGCCGGCACGGCGCTCTTCGAGCGCGCTCGCCTCGCCTGGAACCGCGACCAGGACGCCGCCGCCGATCGCGACTTCGCGACGCTGCTCGAGCGCTTCCCCGCGCACCCGAGCGCCGACGAGGCGCTCTACGCGCGAGCGCGCATCGCCGAGGCGCGCGGCGACACGACGACCGCGATCACCCTCTACGAACAGGTCGCGGCGCGCTTCCCGCAGTCGAAGCTCGCGCAGGACTGCCTGTGGCAGGCGGCCTTCGTGCGCTACCAGCGCGGCGAGTACGCCGACGCCGCGCGCGCGTTCGCCGTACTCGGCGCGCGCGACGACGCGCGCTACTGGCACGCGCGCGCGCTCGAGGCGAGCGGCGACCGCGACGGCGCGCGCGCCGCGTTCGCGGCGCTGCGCGAGGCGGCGCCGGCGAGCTACGTCGCCTGGTGGATCGACGAGCGCATCGGGCCGCTCGAGCGGCCCCCCGCGTATCCGCGCGCAGTCGAGAAGCCGCTGCAGCCCGCACCGCCGCTCGGCGGTGCGGCGGCGTACCACTGGACGCGCGGCCAGATCCTGAACGCGATCGGGCTGCGTCGCGACGCCGCGCGCGAGCTGCAGGCGGTCGAGGCGCTGACCGGGCCGGATGCGTTTCTCGCGCCCGCGTACCGCGAGGCCGGCGCGTGGGCGAGCCTCGTCCGCCTCGGGCTCCGGCTGCAGCAGGCGGGACGCCCCGGGCAGGAGAGCGCGATCTACCCGCGTCCGTATCCGCGCGACTTCGAGGCGGGCGCCGCGCGCGCCGGCGTCGATCCGCTGCTGCTCGTGTCGATGGCGCGTCAGGAGAGCCTGTTCGATCCGCTGGCGGTGTCGCCCGTGGGCGCGCGCGGCGTGCTGCAGCTCATGCCGGCGACGGCGGCGCGGGTCGCGGGAGCCGAGGTCGAGACGCGCGCGCTGCACGAGCCGTCGTTCAACATCGATCTCGGCGCGCGCTACTTGGGCGAGCTGCTGCGGCGCTTCGACGGCCGCATCGTGCTCGCGGTCGCCGCCTACAACGCGGGACCCGAGGCGGTCGAGCGCTGGCTCGCGCGCTTCCCGGACGTCGGCGTCGACGAGTTCGTCGAGCGCATCACGTACCGCGAGACGCGCGGCTACGTGAAGGCGGTGCTGCGCAACTACCGCACCTACCACCTGCTGTACGGCGACGGCGCGCTGCCGCGTCCTCGGTTGTATTGA
- a CDS encoding LD-carboxypeptidase yields the protein MDAAGLIKPAALRPGDRVAVVTPSGKVDPDRLAQGAAVLEELGFRVSLPRPGRTHRYFAGPDEDRCRQLLEAFADPDVRAVWCARGGYGVARILPQIDPAWMRLNAKLCIGFSDATALLQFLVCNAGVAALHGPMVAHDLVAQREMGTIGHLLALAAGATDWRIPVPRTLVPGEASGRLLGGCLTVLASLAGTPFAPRFAGAVALFEDTNERPLRRIDRMLVQLRQAGMLEGVRGIVFGTMPDCGEPDDLCDTILDCLADLEVPIGFGAPVGHGSVHYGVPLGVEVRLRVGGGASTLTDEGELCGVEPLVE from the coding sequence ATGGATGCAGCGGGGCTGATCAAGCCGGCGGCGTTGCGGCCGGGCGACCGGGTGGCGGTGGTGACGCCCTCGGGAAAGGTGGATCCCGACCGGCTCGCGCAGGGCGCGGCCGTCCTCGAGGAGCTCGGCTTCCGGGTCAGCCTGCCGCGGCCGGGACGCACGCACCGCTACTTCGCCGGACCCGACGAGGACCGCTGCCGCCAGCTCCTCGAGGCCTTCGCCGACCCCGACGTGCGCGCCGTGTGGTGCGCGCGCGGCGGCTACGGTGTGGCCCGCATCCTGCCGCAGATCGACCCGGCCTGGATGCGTCTCAACGCGAAGCTCTGCATCGGCTTCAGCGACGCGACCGCGCTGCTCCAGTTCCTGGTGTGCAACGCCGGGGTCGCCGCCCTGCACGGCCCGATGGTCGCGCACGACCTCGTCGCGCAACGCGAGATGGGAACGATCGGACACCTGCTGGCGCTCGCGGCCGGCGCGACCGACTGGCGGATCCCGGTGCCGCGCACGCTCGTTCCGGGCGAGGCGTCGGGCCGCTTGCTCGGCGGCTGCCTCACGGTTCTCGCGTCGCTCGCCGGGACGCCGTTCGCGCCTCGCTTCGCCGGCGCCGTGGCGCTGTTCGAGGACACCAACGAGCGGCCGCTGCGCCGCATCGATCGCATGCTCGTCCAGCTGCGCCAGGCGGGTATGCTGGAGGGCGTGCGCGGGATCGTGTTCGGCACCATGCCCGACTGCGGCGAGCCCGACGACCTGTGCGACACGATCCTCGACTGCCTCGCGGACCTCGAGGTCCCGATCGGCTTCGGGGCGCCGGTCGGACACGGCAGCGTGCACTACGGCGTCCCGCTCGGCGTCGAGGTGCGGTTGCGCGTCGGCGGTGGGGCGTCGACGCTGACGGACGAAGGCGAGCTTTGCGGCGTCGAGCCGCTGGTCGAGTGA
- a CDS encoding YggS family pyridoxal phosphate-dependent enzyme gives MILASASPRRAELLARVAYPFDIVPAAIDERRLPGEDPRVYARRLAAEKARHVSRDARSAWVLGADTIVVRDDEILGKPADDRDAARMLASLSGRSHEVLTAIAWARDGEVVAEAMSTSEVEFRALSDGEIAAYVATGEPRDKAGAYAIQGGAAAFVRRVRGSVTGVIGLPLEELRALAERLALPEPSTPLPADAIALRLRATLGEVAATSVAAGRPAGSVRVVAVSKGHPPEAVAAAIAAGATDLGENYVQEGVAKRAALGDRARDVRWHLIGPLQTNKAAAAARTFDLFHALDRAAIADALVRRRGAPVRGLLQVNVARDPRKAGVAPEDVLRVAQEMSAVPGFELVGLMTIGPLDASEREARATFAALRERFDELRRFGYERLTELSMGMSDDYGAAIAEGATLVRIGTAIFGPRPVRRKEA, from the coding sequence GTGATCCTTGCGTCGGCGTCGCCGCGCCGGGCAGAGCTGCTGGCGCGCGTCGCCTACCCGTTCGACATCGTTCCGGCCGCGATCGACGAGCGGCGGCTTCCCGGCGAGGACCCGCGGGTGTACGCGCGCCGTCTCGCCGCCGAGAAGGCGCGGCACGTGAGCCGCGACGCGCGCTCGGCGTGGGTGCTCGGCGCCGACACCATCGTCGTGCGCGACGACGAGATCCTCGGCAAGCCGGCCGACGATCGCGACGCGGCGCGCATGCTGGCGAGCCTCTCGGGGAGATCGCACGAGGTCCTGACCGCGATCGCATGGGCGCGCGACGGCGAGGTCGTCGCCGAGGCGATGTCGACGAGCGAGGTCGAGTTCCGCGCGCTCTCCGACGGCGAGATCGCCGCCTACGTCGCGACCGGCGAGCCGCGCGACAAGGCGGGCGCGTACGCCATTCAAGGCGGTGCGGCGGCCTTCGTGCGTCGCGTGCGCGGCTCGGTGACGGGCGTGATCGGCTTGCCGCTCGAGGAGCTGCGCGCGCTCGCCGAGCGTCTCGCGCTTCCCGAGCCGTCGACGCCGCTGCCCGCAGACGCGATCGCCCTGCGGCTGCGCGCGACGCTCGGCGAGGTGGCGGCAACGAGCGTCGCCGCGGGACGTCCTGCGGGCTCGGTGCGGGTCGTCGCGGTGAGCAAGGGACATCCGCCCGAAGCGGTCGCGGCGGCGATCGCCGCCGGGGCGACCGACCTCGGCGAGAACTACGTCCAGGAGGGCGTCGCGAAGCGCGCGGCGCTGGGCGACCGCGCGCGCGACGTGCGCTGGCACCTGATCGGTCCCCTCCAGACCAACAAGGCGGCGGCCGCGGCGCGGACGTTCGACCTCTTCCACGCGCTCGACCGCGCCGCGATCGCGGACGCGCTGGTCCGCCGTCGCGGCGCTCCGGTGCGCGGCCTCCTGCAGGTCAACGTGGCGCGCGATCCGCGCAAGGCGGGCGTGGCGCCAGAGGACGTGCTGCGCGTCGCGCAAGAGATGAGCGCGGTCCCGGGCTTCGAGCTCGTCGGCCTGATGACGATCGGACCGCTCGACGCGAGCGAGCGCGAGGCGCGCGCGACCTTCGCCGCGCTGCGCGAACGGTTCGACGAGCTGCGGCGCTTTGGCTACGAGCGCCTGACGGAGCTGTCCATGGGCATGAGCGACGACTACGGCGCGGCGATCGCGGAAGGCGCGACGCTCGTGCGGATCGGCACCGCGATCTTCGGGCCGCGACCCGTGCGGCGGAAGGAGGCGTAG
- a CDS encoding DUF507 family protein, translated as MTQQQLFTLGRSVVDALVRADLVELAGTADAAAQAVADQLGAYFKAAAALEADAERLADEHLRSARAATAGIDRRRVVQMIKEKLASERGLPV; from the coding sequence ATGACGCAGCAACAGCTCTTCACGCTCGGGCGCTCCGTCGTCGATGCGCTCGTGCGCGCCGATCTCGTCGAGCTCGCCGGCACCGCGGACGCGGCCGCCCAGGCGGTCGCCGACCAGCTCGGCGCCTACTTCAAGGCGGCGGCCGCGCTCGAGGCCGACGCCGAGCGCCTCGCCGACGAGCACCTGCGCTCCGCGCGCGCCGCGACGGCCGGCATCGACCGCCGCCGCGTCGTGCAGATGATCAAGGAGAAGCTCGCGAGCGAGCGGGGGCTGCCGGTCTGA
- a CDS encoding serine hydrolase domain-containing protein — protein sequence MDFSAVERALEEAVQKGVFPGAVLLVSRGDETLFERAVGSRSLEPEKAPMHVETVFDLSSLTKPLATTLAVLLLVKDRRLDLDDRVTRFFHNFGVHQKTHVTFRHLLTHTSGLAAHRPYFKEIAQLERKGRPNFVGSREAKEWLFEQIHREKLEAPPGTRVIYSDLGFMLLGQLVETVSGQTLDRFCHNRIFAPLGLRAMSFIDLSQIRTKRVEPIAEMIAPTQRCPWRKRVLCGEVDDENAYAMGGVAGHAGLFGSARDVDQLARHLKAAWRGGQGLLPAEMIDRMWTIDTSVPGSTRTLGWDSPSPTNSSAGTRMSPRTVGHLGFTGTSLWMDLERDVNVTLLTNRVHPSRDNDKLREFRPRIHDLVMEAVGC from the coding sequence ATGGATTTCTCCGCAGTCGAGCGCGCGCTCGAGGAAGCCGTCCAGAAGGGCGTCTTTCCGGGCGCCGTGCTGCTGGTCAGCCGGGGCGACGAGACGCTCTTCGAGCGCGCCGTCGGCTCGCGCTCGCTCGAGCCCGAGAAGGCGCCGATGCACGTCGAGACCGTCTTCGACCTCTCGTCGCTGACCAAGCCGCTCGCGACGACGCTCGCCGTCCTGCTGCTCGTCAAGGACCGACGCCTCGACCTCGACGATCGCGTGACGCGCTTCTTCCACAACTTCGGCGTGCACCAGAAGACGCACGTCACCTTCCGCCACCTGCTGACGCACACCTCGGGGCTCGCGGCGCACCGCCCGTACTTCAAGGAGATCGCGCAGCTCGAGCGCAAAGGTCGGCCGAACTTCGTCGGCAGCCGCGAAGCGAAGGAGTGGCTGTTCGAGCAGATCCACCGCGAGAAGCTCGAAGCGCCGCCGGGCACGCGCGTGATCTACAGCGACCTCGGCTTCATGCTGCTCGGACAGCTCGTCGAGACCGTGTCCGGGCAGACGCTCGACCGCTTCTGCCACAACCGCATCTTCGCGCCGCTCGGGCTGCGCGCGATGTCGTTCATCGACCTCTCGCAGATCCGCACCAAGCGCGTCGAGCCGATCGCCGAGATGATCGCGCCGACGCAGCGCTGCCCGTGGCGCAAGCGCGTGCTCTGCGGCGAGGTCGACGACGAGAACGCGTACGCGATGGGCGGGGTCGCGGGACACGCGGGGCTGTTCGGCTCGGCGCGCGACGTCGACCAGCTCGCGCGACACCTGAAGGCGGCCTGGCGCGGCGGCCAGGGGCTTCTGCCCGCGGAGATGATCGATCGCATGTGGACCATCGACACCAGCGTGCCGGGCTCGACGCGGACGCTCGGCTGGGACTCGCCGTCACCGACAAATTCCAGCGCCGGGACGCGGATGTCGCCGCGCACCGTCGGCCACCTCGGCTTCACCGGCACGTCGCTGTGGATGGACCTCGAGCGCGACGTCAACGTGACGCTGCTCACCAACCGCGTGCACCCGTCGCGCGACAACGACAAGCTGCGCGAGTTCCGCCCGCGCATCCACGACCTGGTGATGGAGGCGGTGGGATGCTGA
- a CDS encoding Mur ligase domain-containing protein, with protein sequence MLKVEVPATIHLTAIGGVGMAALAGLLAELGHRVRGSDLEIYPPASDELARLGVEVARGYRAENLEPRPDLVVMGNAIRATNPEAIAARVRGIPTISLPEALEWLCLPERFPVVVAGTHGKTTSATLLASVLREAGRDPGWFIGGMPLDLPRSYALGRGREFVLEGDEYDSAYFDKEAKFLHYRPQALLLNAIEFDHADIYRDLDHVKQSFERLIALLPEGAPLLVSADFPHAVDVARRSGHDYATFAGEPGVEADWRVAELTDGPEGLRFVAAGPDERIELASPLLGLMNARNVLGVTALCRALGVPADAIKRAIARCRGVRRRQQVVIDGEVTLIDDFAHHPTAIAATLAAVRSRFPGRRVWALFDPRSNTSRRRTFQTEIAQALAAADRVLLGPVHNAEQLPEAERFSPAQAAAEVERAGREARALDAYDAVAETVEREAAAGDVVVALSNGAFGGVVARLATALAARAAR encoded by the coding sequence ATGCTGAAGGTCGAGGTGCCGGCCACGATCCACCTGACCGCGATCGGCGGCGTCGGCATGGCGGCGCTCGCGGGCCTGCTCGCCGAGCTCGGCCACCGCGTGCGGGGCTCGGACCTCGAGATCTACCCGCCCGCGAGCGACGAGCTCGCGCGGCTCGGCGTCGAGGTCGCGCGCGGCTACCGCGCGGAGAACCTCGAGCCGCGTCCCGACCTCGTCGTGATGGGCAACGCGATCCGGGCGACGAATCCCGAAGCGATCGCCGCGCGCGTGCGCGGCATCCCGACGATCTCGCTGCCCGAAGCGCTCGAGTGGCTGTGCCTGCCGGAGCGCTTTCCGGTCGTCGTCGCGGGGACGCACGGCAAGACCACGTCGGCGACGCTGCTCGCGAGCGTGCTGCGCGAGGCGGGACGCGATCCGGGCTGGTTCATCGGCGGCATGCCGCTCGACCTGCCGCGCAGCTACGCGCTCGGACGCGGCCGCGAGTTCGTGCTCGAGGGCGACGAGTACGACTCCGCGTACTTCGACAAGGAAGCGAAGTTCCTGCACTACCGGCCGCAGGCGCTGCTGCTGAACGCGATCGAGTTCGACCACGCCGACATCTACCGCGACCTCGATCACGTCAAGCAAAGCTTCGAGCGCCTGATCGCGCTCTTGCCGGAGGGCGCGCCGCTGCTGGTGTCGGCGGACTTCCCGCACGCGGTCGACGTCGCGCGCCGCAGTGGGCATGATTACGCGACGTTCGCCGGCGAGCCCGGCGTCGAGGCGGACTGGCGCGTCGCGGAGCTCACCGATGGCCCCGAAGGGCTGCGCTTCGTCGCCGCGGGGCCGGACGAGCGCATCGAGCTCGCGAGCCCGCTCCTCGGCTTGATGAACGCGCGCAACGTGCTCGGCGTGACCGCCCTGTGCCGCGCGCTCGGCGTGCCGGCGGACGCGATCAAGCGTGCAATCGCGCGCTGCCGCGGCGTGCGTCGCCGGCAGCAGGTCGTGATCGACGGCGAGGTCACGCTGATCGACGACTTCGCGCACCACCCGACCGCGATCGCAGCGACGCTCGCCGCCGTACGCAGCCGCTTCCCCGGCCGCCGCGTCTGGGCGCTCTTCGATCCGCGCTCGAACACGAGCCGGAGACGCACGTTCCAAACCGAGATCGCGCAGGCGCTCGCGGCCGCCGACCGCGTGCTGCTCGGACCCGTGCACAACGCGGAGCAGCTGCCGGAAGCCGAGCGCTTCTCGCCCGCGCAAGCGGCGGCCGAGGTCGAGCGCGCCGGACGAGAAGCGCGCGCGCTCGACGCGTACGACGCCGTCGCGGAGACCGTCGAGCGCGAGGCGGCCGCGGGCGACGTGGTGGTGGCGCTCTCGAACGGCGCCTTCGGCGGCGTCGTCGCGCGGCTCGCGACGGCGCTCGCTGCGCGCGCCGCGCGTTAG
- a CDS encoding DUF507 family protein, with protein MRLSEALSSYLAHRALEAIKKTGAKVRNDRLALAEIKKALSGGLERDPRIHEIVTRRIASLSRKVPPGSAEYEVLYRQYYEQEMRKRRS; from the coding sequence ATGCGACTCAGCGAAGCCCTGTCGTCCTACCTCGCGCACCGCGCGCTCGAGGCGATCAAGAAGACCGGCGCCAAGGTGCGCAACGATCGTCTCGCGCTCGCCGAGATCAAGAAGGCGCTCTCGGGCGGGCTCGAGCGCGACCCGAGAATCCACGAGATCGTCACCCGGCGCATCGCGTCTCTGAGCCGGAAGGTGCCTCCCGGCAGCGCCGAATACGAAGTTCTCTACCGGCAGTATTACGAGCAGGAGATGCGCAAGCGCCGCTCGTGA